In a genomic window of Flavobacteriales bacterium:
- the rplX gene encoding 50S ribosomal protein L24: MQKKTHIKKGDMVVVLAGEDRTKQGRVLEVNRERMTAIVEGRNIKKKHSKPSTASPQGGIVDKEGPIHLSNLMLIDAKTGEPGRVGRRLDKEGKLERYVKTKKSKA; this comes from the coding sequence ATGCAGAAGAAGACGCACATCAAGAAAGGCGATATGGTCGTGGTGCTCGCAGGCGAGGACCGCACCAAGCAAGGTCGCGTGCTCGAGGTGAACCGCGAGCGCATGACCGCCATCGTCGAGGGCCGCAACATCAAGAAGAAGCACAGCAAGCCTTCCACGGCCAGCCCTCAAGGCGGCATCGTGGACAAGGAAGGCCCCATCCATCTCAGCAACCTGATGCTGATCGATGCCAAGACCGGCGAACCCGGTCGTGTGGGCCGTCGATTGGACAAGGAAGGCAAGCTGGAGCGTTACGTGAAGACCAAGAAATCCAAGGCCTAA
- the rplD gene encoding 50S ribosomal protein L4, with product MEIEIYSKDGKSTGKKAKLNDAVFAIEQPNDHAIWLDVKQHLANKRQGTAKTLEKSEVSGSSKKLHRQKGTGGSRKGSIKSPLFPGGARVFGPKPRDYHFKLNKKVKDLARRSALTYKAKDGAIKVLDSAAMSAPRTKEFAALLNAFSLGARKAVIVVPAKDENLLLSSRNVQRARVVVASELSTYDIMNANGLIIAKDAIAPLEATLTK from the coding sequence ATGGAGATCGAGATCTACAGCAAGGACGGCAAGTCCACCGGCAAGAAAGCCAAGCTGAACGATGCGGTGTTCGCCATCGAGCAGCCCAACGACCACGCCATCTGGCTGGACGTGAAGCAGCACCTGGCCAACAAGCGCCAAGGCACCGCCAAGACGCTCGAGAAGAGCGAGGTGAGCGGAAGCAGCAAGAAGCTGCATCGCCAGAAGGGCACCGGCGGCAGCCGCAAAGGCTCCATCAAGAGCCCGCTCTTCCCAGGTGGCGCGCGCGTCTTCGGCCCGAAGCCACGCGATTACCACTTCAAGCTGAACAAGAAGGTGAAGGACCTGGCCCGCCGCAGCGCCCTCACCTACAAGGCCAAGGATGGCGCGATCAAGGTGCTCGACAGCGCCGCCATGAGCGCACCCAGGACCAAGGAATTCGCGGCGCTGCTCAACGCCTTCTCGCTCGGTGCGCGCAAGGCCGTGATCGTGGTGCCCGCCAAGGATGAGAACCTGCTGCTGAGCAGCCGCAATGTGCAGCGCGCCCGCGTGGTGGTTGCCAGCGAGCTCAGCACCTACGATATCATGAACGCCAACGGGCTGATCATCGCCAAGGACGCGATCGCCCCGTTGGAGGCAACCCTTACCAAGTAA
- the rpsS gene encoding 30S ribosomal protein S19, with protein MSRSLKKPPFIHYKLSKRVADAQTSGKKNVIKTWSRASTISPEFVGLTIAVHNGRKFIPVYVTENMVGHKLGEFAPTRTFRGHSGNKSN; from the coding sequence ATGAGCCGTTCACTCAAGAAACCGCCGTTCATCCACTACAAGCTGAGCAAGCGCGTGGCTGACGCCCAGACCTCGGGCAAGAAGAACGTGATCAAGACCTGGTCGCGCGCTTCCACCATCAGCCCCGAATTCGTGGGCCTCACCATCGCCGTTCACAACGGCCGCAAGTTCATCCCCGTGTACGTGACCGAGAACATGGTCGGTCACAAGCTGGGCGAGTTCGCGCCCACGCGCACCTTCCGCGGACACTCCGGCAACAAGAGCAATTGA
- the rpmC gene encoding 50S ribosomal protein L29 — translation MKKKGLELNDLTMQELQDKLQEERGALTKLRFSHTVSPIENPMQLRSKRKEVARILTELRKRELVNTASK, via the coding sequence ATGAAGAAGAAAGGACTTGAACTCAACGACCTGACGATGCAGGAACTGCAGGATAAGCTGCAGGAAGAGCGGGGCGCGCTCACCAAGCTGCGCTTCAGCCACACCGTCAGCCCCATCGAGAACCCCATGCAGTTGCGCTCCAAGCGAAAGGAAGTGGCGCGCATCCTCACCGAGCTCCGAAAGCGCGAACTCGTAAACACGGCCAGCAAATGA
- the rplW gene encoding 50S ribosomal protein L23: protein MSQIIIRPIVTEKLTAQGEKENRYGFVVDRTSNKVQIKEAVEKEYKVTVTGVRTMISHGKRRTRYTKSLILRGRTPSVKKAIVTVKAGDTIDLYSSI, encoded by the coding sequence ATGAGCCAGATCATCATCCGACCCATCGTCACGGAGAAGCTCACGGCCCAGGGCGAGAAGGAGAACCGCTACGGCTTCGTGGTTGACCGCACCAGCAACAAGGTGCAGATCAAGGAAGCCGTGGAGAAGGAATACAAAGTCACCGTTACCGGTGTGCGCACCATGATCAGCCATGGGAAGCGTCGCACGCGCTACACCAAGAGCCTCATCCTCCGCGGCCGTACGCCCTCAGTGAAGAAGGCCATCGTTACCGTGAAGGCCGGCGACACCATCGATCTCTACAGCAGCATCTAA
- the rplP gene encoding 50S ribosomal protein L16: MLQPKRSKRRNMHKGRMKGQAQRGHRVSLGSFGLKAMESVWLTSRQIEAARVALTRHMKREGQVWIKVFPDKPVTSKPAEVRMGKGKGSLDHWVAVCHAGRIIFEVDGVPTATAKEALRLAAQKLPIPTKFVMREDYDGQ, encoded by the coding sequence ATGTTGCAACCGAAGCGCAGCAAGCGCCGCAATATGCATAAGGGCCGTATGAAGGGTCAGGCCCAACGCGGTCACCGCGTGAGCCTAGGGTCCTTCGGCCTCAAAGCCATGGAGAGCGTGTGGCTCACCAGCCGCCAGATCGAGGCCGCCCGCGTGGCGCTCACCCGCCACATGAAGCGGGAAGGTCAGGTGTGGATCAAGGTGTTCCCCGACAAGCCTGTGACCAGCAAGCCCGCCGAGGTGCGCATGGGTAAGGGCAAGGGTTCATTGGACCATTGGGTCGCCGTATGCCACGCCGGCCGGATCATCTTCGAAGTGGATGGCGTGCCAACCGCCACGGCCAAGGAAGCACTGCGCCTGGCCGCACAGAAACTGCCCATCCCGACCAAGTTCGTGATGCGCGAAGACTACGACGGTCAATAA
- the rpsC gene encoding 30S ribosomal protein S3: MGQKAHPIGQRLGFIKGWDSNWYGGNDYTEKLVEDEKIRTYLMARLKKASVSKIVIERTLKLVTVTINTARPGVIIGKGGAEVDKLREEMKKLTGKDVQLNIFEIKRPELDARLVADSIARQLEGRISFRRAMKMAVASTMRMGAEGIKLQVSGRLNGAEIARTEKYRDGRVPLHTLRADIDFAITEAHTKMGRIGVKCWICRGEVYGKRDLSPNVGQPKGGGPAGPRMGGDRPERRGGDRRGPGGDRRGPGGPGGERRFGGGGNDRRGPGGGGRGGNNRNS; the protein is encoded by the coding sequence ATGGGACAGAAAGCACATCCGATCGGGCAGCGCCTCGGCTTCATCAAGGGCTGGGACAGCAACTGGTACGGCGGCAACGACTACACCGAGAAATTGGTGGAGGACGAGAAGATCCGCACCTACCTGATGGCCCGCTTGAAGAAAGCGAGCGTGAGCAAGATCGTCATCGAGCGCACCCTGAAGCTCGTGACCGTCACCATCAACACCGCGCGCCCGGGCGTGATCATCGGCAAGGGTGGCGCTGAAGTGGATAAGCTCCGCGAGGAGATGAAGAAGCTCACCGGCAAGGACGTGCAGCTGAACATCTTCGAGATCAAGCGCCCTGAGCTCGATGCCCGCTTGGTGGCCGACAGCATCGCGCGCCAGCTCGAAGGCCGCATCAGCTTCCGCCGCGCCATGAAGATGGCCGTGGCCAGCACCATGCGCATGGGTGCTGAAGGCATCAAGCTCCAAGTGAGCGGCCGTCTCAATGGTGCTGAGATCGCACGCACCGAGAAGTACCGCGATGGCCGTGTTCCCCTGCACACCCTGCGCGCCGACATCGATTTCGCCATCACCGAAGCGCACACCAAGATGGGCCGCATCGGAGTGAAATGCTGGATCTGCCGCGGTGAGGTGTATGGCAAGCGCGACCTCAGCCCGAACGTAGGCCAGCCTAAAGGCGGGGGCCCGGCCGGGCCGCGCATGGGCGGTGATCGTCCTGAGCGTCGTGGCGGTGATCGCCGTGGCCCGGGTGGAGATCGCCGTGGACCAGGCGGCCCTGGCGGAGAGCGTCGCTTCGGCGGCGGTGGTAATGATCGTCGCGGCCCTGGCGGCGGCGGTCGTGGTGGAAATAACCGTAATAGCTAA
- the rplN gene encoding 50S ribosomal protein L14, whose protein sequence is MIQQESRLNVADNSGAKEVLCIRVLGGTARRYARIGDTIVVTVKDAMPNGQAKKGTVHKAVVVRTKKETRRKDGSYIRFDDNAVVILDAAGEMKGTRIFGPVAKELREKKFMKIISLAPEVL, encoded by the coding sequence ATGATCCAACAGGAATCCCGACTCAACGTGGCCGATAACAGCGGCGCCAAGGAGGTGCTCTGCATCCGCGTGCTCGGTGGCACCGCCCGCCGCTATGCGCGCATCGGCGACACCATCGTGGTCACCGTGAAGGACGCCATGCCCAACGGCCAAGCCAAGAAGGGCACCGTGCACAAGGCCGTGGTGGTCCGCACCAAGAAGGAGACCCGTCGCAAGGATGGCTCCTACATCCGCTTCGACGACAATGCGGTGGTGATCCTCGACGCTGCAGGCGAGATGAAGGGCACCCGCATCTTCGGTCCGGTCGCGAAGGAGCTGCGCGAGAAGAAGTTCATGAAGATCATCTCCCTGGCCCCCGAAGTACTCTAA
- the rplV gene encoding 50S ribosomal protein L22 — protein MGQRKHLAAKARKEAMKTVAIAHLRNVPTSTRRMRQVADLIRGENVDKALGILRFSTRHSSRDLEKLLMSAIANWEAKNEGRKADEAALKVTSVQVNEARGLKRMLPAPQGRAYRMKKRSNHVSLIVDSTQA, from the coding sequence ATGGGACAGCGTAAGCATCTCGCCGCGAAAGCGCGCAAGGAAGCCATGAAGACCGTGGCCATCGCGCACCTGCGCAATGTGCCCACCAGCACCCGCCGCATGCGCCAGGTGGCCGACCTGATCCGCGGCGAGAACGTGGACAAGGCGCTGGGCATCCTGCGCTTCAGCACCCGCCACAGCAGCCGCGACCTGGAGAAGCTCCTGATGAGCGCGATCGCCAACTGGGAGGCCAAGAACGAAGGCCGCAAAGCCGACGAGGCCGCTCTGAAGGTGACAAGCGTGCAAGTGAATGAGGCCCGTGGCCTCAAGCGCATGCTGCCCGCTCCGCAAGGCCGCGCGTATCGCATGAAGAAGCGGAGCAACCACGTGAGCCTGATCGTCGACAGCACTCAAGCCTAA
- the rplE gene encoding 50S ribosomal protein L5: MTYVPRLRAKYTAEVTPALQKEFGYSSPMQVPRIVKISLNQGLGSAVGDKKVVENAVAEMTSIAGQKAVPTVSRKDISNFKLRKGMPIGARVTLRGDRMYEFLDRLISVSLPRTRDFRGVKATGFDGRGNFTFGVKEQIIFPEIDIDKVTRMQGMDITVVTTAGSDEEAKSLLTAFGFPFSDKK; encoded by the coding sequence ATGACCTACGTTCCCCGGCTACGCGCCAAATACACGGCAGAGGTGACCCCGGCCCTCCAGAAGGAGTTCGGGTACAGCAGCCCCATGCAGGTGCCGCGCATCGTGAAGATCAGCCTCAATCAGGGCCTCGGCTCTGCTGTGGGCGATAAGAAAGTGGTGGAGAATGCCGTGGCCGAAATGACAAGCATCGCTGGTCAAAAGGCCGTGCCCACCGTATCCCGCAAGGACATCAGCAATTTCAAGCTCCGGAAAGGCATGCCCATCGGCGCTCGTGTCACCCTGCGGGGCGACCGGATGTATGAGTTCCTGGACCGCCTCATCTCGGTGAGCCTGCCCCGTACGCGCGACTTCCGAGGCGTGAAGGCCACCGGCTTCGACGGCCGCGGCAACTTCACATTCGGCGTGAAGGAGCAGATCATCTTCCCGGAGATTGACATCGACAAGGTGACTCGCATGCAAGGCATGGACATCACCGTGGTCACCACCGCCGGATCCGACGAGGAGGCCAAGAGCCTGCTCACCGCGTTCGGATTCCCATTCTCAGACAAGAAGTAA
- the rpsQ gene encoding 30S ribosomal protein S17, producing MSTETTSAATARNLRKERVGVVTSDKMSKSITVTVERRVMHPKYGKFVKLSSKFMAHDEKGEAHIGDTVRIMETRPVSKLKRWRLVEVIERAK from the coding sequence ATGAGCACCGAGACCACTTCAGCCGCCACTGCCCGCAACCTCCGCAAGGAGCGTGTCGGCGTGGTCACCAGCGATAAAATGAGCAAGAGCATAACGGTGACCGTTGAGCGTCGCGTGATGCACCCCAAGTACGGCAAGTTCGTGAAGCTCTCCAGCAAGTTCATGGCGCACGATGAGAAGGGCGAGGCCCATATCGGCGACACCGTGCGCATCATGGAGACCCGCCCGGTGAGCAAGCTGAAGCGCTGGCGCCTGGTGGAAGTGATCGAGCGCGCCAAGTAA
- the rplB gene encoding 50S ribosomal protein L2, translating to MGIRKLNPVTAGTRHRVITDFEGVTTNVPEKSLTSGTTKSGGRNNQGKMTMRYIGGGHKQRYRIVDVKRDKHGIPATVKTIEYDPNRSARIALLNYADGEKRYILAPNGLQVGQTLLSGRSGVAPEVGNALPLSEIPLGTVVHNVELQPGKGGSIARSAGTFAQLSAREGRYATLKMPSGELRMVLVACLATVGTVGNGEHMLQKSGKAGRSRWQGRRPRTRPVAMNPVDHPMGGGEGRASGGHPRSRKGLLAKGKKTRAPKSRSNRFILERINAKKGA from the coding sequence ATGGGTATCCGCAAGCTCAACCCCGTTACCGCCGGCACGCGCCACCGCGTGATCACCGACTTCGAGGGCGTGACTACCAACGTGCCGGAGAAGTCCCTGACCAGCGGCACCACCAAGTCAGGTGGCCGCAACAACCAGGGAAAGATGACCATGCGCTACATCGGCGGTGGTCATAAGCAGCGCTACCGCATCGTCGATGTGAAGCGAGACAAGCACGGCATCCCTGCAACGGTGAAGACCATCGAGTACGATCCGAACCGCAGCGCCCGGATCGCCCTGCTCAATTACGCGGATGGCGAGAAGCGGTACATCCTCGCACCGAATGGCCTGCAGGTAGGGCAGACGCTCTTGAGCGGCCGCAGCGGGGTCGCGCCCGAAGTAGGCAACGCGCTCCCGCTGAGCGAGATTCCGTTGGGCACCGTGGTGCACAACGTGGAACTGCAGCCCGGCAAGGGCGGGTCCATCGCGCGCAGCGCAGGCACCTTCGCGCAGCTCAGCGCGCGTGAGGGCCGGTACGCCACCTTGAAGATGCCGAGCGGCGAACTGCGCATGGTGCTGGTGGCCTGCCTGGCAACCGTTGGCACCGTGGGCAACGGCGAGCACATGCTGCAGAAGAGCGGCAAGGCCGGCCGCAGCCGCTGGCAGGGCCGTCGTCCGCGCACCCGCCCGGTGGCCATGAACCCGGTGGATCACCCGATGGGCGGTGGCGAAGGCCGCGCCTCCGGCGGGCATCCGCGCAGCCGCAAGGGCTTGCTGGCCAAAGGCAAGAAGACCCGCGCGCCGAAGAGCCGCAGCAATCGCTTCATCCTGGAACGCATCAACGCCAAGAAGGGCGCCTAG